DNA sequence from the Candidatus Cloacimonadaceae bacterium genome:
TCCGAGACATACAAATACGAACGAAATCTCCATTTGGGATTCCAGTCCGTGTCGTAGCGAGTAAAATTGGCTTCGGTCAAGCCGGTGGGTGCAAAGTCAAAATAATCCACTGTTTCTTCCGGGTTGAAGAGAAAACTTCCCCCTACATCGAGCCTCTGAGTAGTTGATTTGACCGCCTTGGCAAAACTTAGAGTATAGTCTTGGAAACTTGTGGCCCAGTATCTCTGTAGCCAGAGTGGGTAATCAAGCGTGCGCGTTCGTTTATAGGTGTTGCGGTTGATGCTGAAAAAGAGACGCAACTTTTCGCGATCTGGCAAACCGGCGCCAAAAGACATTTGCGTGAGATAATAGTCGTTTGTCCGATATTTATCTTCTCCAAAGATGAGGACTTTGTCGATGGCTTTGATCACTTTGCTTTCGCTTTCGATGCCAAAATATCCCAGTTTTACACGGGCGAAATTGGAGGAGGCAAACTGAAAGCGGATGTCATTATCATGAGTAGCGGTGACCATGAACTCATTAGTGCTGAAGGCATTGAGATAATTGGTTAGCTTGAAATCGGAATCGTTTCTCTTGGAGTAAAACTCTAAACCGCTATAGGTGCCGGATACATCTTTTGGGGTCTTACTATTGCTCTTGTTCAGGTCTTTAGTGTTGTTGATTGTTTGATTGGTTGAATAGTCCGTGGTTTCCGGGATCTGTGTTGAAACCGCGTAGCTGCCGTCGTTGAGCATGAATCCCATTTCCATGCTGGAGTGATACCATGGATTTTGAGCGCCGTCAGTGGCGATACCAACGTCCTTGACTATCTTGGCAGCCATCTCATTCAAGCTTAATCCGGCAGAAATCATATTGCGGCACAAGATGCTGCAAAATATACTGTTAGTTCCGCCACCATCGATTGCGATCGCGTCCGCTGCCGCACTATACATGACAAAGCTGTTCTTGCGGACTGGCTTGGATTCCGCCAGTCCTATTCTGGGGGCGGACGAAGTAGCAAAAGAGTTTCTCCGGCAGACGTCGAGGATGATTATATTCACTTTCGCTTTGGCAAGTTCCTTGTCCAGCCTGGCCAGGGGAACGCTAAAATAGCGGACGTCATCGGCGTCTTTGTATTCAAAGCCGACCGGCAGCAAGTAAGTTTCACCGTCCACCTGTGCGCAGTGACCGCTGTAGTACAGAATTGTTTCATCGAGGGAAGTGATGGTAGAGACAAAACGGTTGAAGACGTCTTGAAATGACTTATGGTCAAGGTTGGTTTCATGGATCACTTGGAAACCAAGCTCCCGCAATGTGGCACTCACCAGTGCTGCATCGGCATTCGGGTAATGAAGTTCGCTCACGCCATAA
Encoded proteins:
- a CDS encoding caspase family protein, whose protein sequence is MKKVAFSLILLSLLAFTFASRKALVISNDRYGVSELHYPNADAALVSATLRELGFQVIHETNLDHKSFQDVFNRFVSTITSLDETILYYSGHCAQVDGETYLLPVGFEYKDADDVRYFSVPLARLDKELAKAKVNIIILDVCRRNSFATSSAPRIGLAESKPVRKNSFVMYSAAADAIAIDGGGTNSIFCSILCRNMISAGLSLNEMAAKIVKDVGIATDGAQNPWYHSSMEMGFMLNDGSYAVSTQIPETTDYSTNQTINNTKDLNKSNSKTPKDVSGTYSGLEFYSKRNDSDFKLTNYLNAFSTNEFMVTATHDNDIRFQFASSNFARVKLGYFGIESESKVIKAIDKVLIFGEDKYRTNDYYLTQMSFGAGLPDREKLRLFFSINRNTYKRTRTLDYPLWLQRYWATSFQDYTLSFAKAVKSTTQRLDVGGSFLFNPEETVDYFDFAPTGLTEANFTRYDTDWNPKWRFRSYLYVSDIISGYRMPNYLEGLAPANRPLIFVHEDAYLLGARLDAMRQDYTFFGDMNTYQSVNTNMVEFAALLHKNVGSVVGFDFDYVYNETKDYNHNSVVKTTKLSADMRLNLVGLRYAHLTAVVDYAYRKSEIGFNILHIDELNGAVYLVSNINKYISLAAYGQYNTLWNVTEAFFDLEPVNFHAGTSLGIRF